Within Gammaproteobacteria bacterium, the genomic segment CGGCCTCGCCCACATCCCGACCGACATCACCGGCTTCGGCGTGCGCCTTACGCTCAATTTATTACTGGAACAAAACGTGTTGACTCGCCCACGCGGCAAGTCAAGATAATGGGATATATGTAGGTCGGATCAAGCATAGCGGAGACGACAAAGCAACGTCGGATCCGCTATGCTTGATCCGACCTACACACTGAGAAATAACGAAAGAAAGTCGTTCTGCCTATCTGGGTCGAGGTAACGCGGCGTGACGTACATGATTACAGCCCAAGCCTCGCCGACAAGGTCGCGTTGCAGTGGTCGGATGGAATCAAGCAAGTCGCGGGGGCGCTTGCGTCAGAGGTGCTGGCTAACCCCGGATGGGCTTGTTTGAAAAGGGAGACCTCATGTTCAACCCATATGCGATCATTCTCGGCCTCTTCATCATCGCCGGTTTTATTGTTACCCTGTGGGGCTGGTTCATCATTGCCAAGGCACGAAAAACGCGGCGCTGGCCCATGGTTGAAGGCGTCATTGAACAGTCCGCGCCCACGTCAGAAGCCGACGGCCTGCCGCCGCACCTCCTGTTCAGCTACACGGTGGCCACGCACACTTATCAGCGCGCATTGGAGTTTCCAGGCGGCGCCAACTCCTCGCCGGAACTCGCTGTAGGCTATGCCGGGAAATACCCCGTCGGCGCCAAAGTCCCCGTATATTACAACCCCGATCAGCCTGATCAGGCCACACTTGAGCCTGGTCTGGCCCGTGGCGACTGGATGATGCTCGCCATGGGAATCACCGCCATGATCTTTGGGATATTCGCCCTGTTTTTCGGCAACTATACATAGCACAAGGGCGCAATAACCAAAGGGCATTGCGCCGCATGTGTACCGGCCAATCATCCGGTGCAATGCGCTGCGCTTATTGCACCCTTGTGCTATTTGCCGCCCACCCTTTGTCGTAGACTACATCGCAACACAGGAGGCCATCATGGGACGAGCGCTACACGCACTCGGTATAGACAGCATGAGCGTCGAAGATCGAATTGAACTGGCACAGGATTTTTGGATTCGGTCGCCATTGAAGCTGGGCTATTGCCACCCAGCCCGGCAGAAAAGGCCGAGCTCGACCGTCGCCTCGCCGAGGATAATGCTGCGCCGAACAACGCCATCTCCTGGGAAACCATCAAGACTGAAGCCCAAGCACGCTGGCAACGCTAGTGCCCAGTGTCATTGAACCGGCACTCTGCGGCTTTCAGGCCGCAGAGTGGACAAGGAGATCAGGAGGGCGCCCGCCCGCCAGCCATGCCTTCCATTCCTGAAACAGCCGTTCATCCAGCGCCGCCACTACCGAGGACGGCTGTAAGTCCGCGCAGCAGACCGGCGTACCGTTTAACGTAAGCGCAAAACCGCCTGTCTCACTCAGAATCAGGCTGCCCGCCGCGTAATCCCACAGCTTCTGCCCGCCGTGCATATACACATGGAAGCGCCCGGCAGCAAGCCAGCACCATTCCAGCGCAACGGAACCAAAGTTGCGCTGTGACAGATACGGCGGCGTGCGTGCCAGGCGCTCGGCCAGCGGGGCGGTCAGCCGCTTGAAGTCCACCACTGCCACGCACTGCCGCAAACTGCGTTGCTCCGGTTGCGGCGTCAGGCGCTCGCCGTTCAGCCACACACCCTGCCCCTTGCACGCGCTGAACATCTCATCCCGTATCGGGTCGTAGATGATGGCCGCACGCGCTTCACCTGCCACCAGCAGGGCGAGTGATACGGCAAAAAACGGAATGCCGGCGGCGAAATTTGTGGTGCCGTCCAGTGGGTCGAGACACCACAATCCGGTTTCCGCGTGTTGCATCAGTTGCTGCTGCTGCTCGGCCGCCATCTCCTCGCTGAGGAAGGCATAGCCGGGCCAGCGCCGGGCCAGCTCGCTTTCCAGACGGTGGTGCAAGGCAAAGTCCGCCTCCGTCACGGTACTGCCATCCGCCTTTTCGTGGCGCAGGCATACGGTAAAACGGGGCAGCAGTTCCTCGCGTGCGGCGCGGCTGACGATGTCACGTAACCGGGCAAGCTCGTCCAGGGAAAAATTTATTTCATTTTTTGCAGTCATGTGTGTTACAGCCCTGCTAAACTGAACTTGTGCTGATTTCGCGTAGCATACAGTGTCCTTACTGCGGCGAGCGGTTTACAGTCGAAATTGATACTTCGGCCGGAGCTCAGGAAACTATTGAGGATTGTCATGTGTGCTGTCGCCCGATAAATTTTCATATAGAAGTGGATTATGCGGGAAAACTCCTTGGCGTGAAAACCCTGCGTGATGACGACTAGCCTTACACTCACCCGTCCCGACGACTGGCATGTGCATCTGCGTGATGGGGCCGCGCTGGCAACTGCGTTGCCGCATACCGCCCAGCGCTTCGCGCGCGCCATCGTCATGCCCAACCTCAAACCCCCGGTAACGACCACCGCGCAGGCATTAGCCTACCGCACGCGTATCCTTGATCTGCTGCCCCATAACTCAAACTTTGAGCCACTGATGACGCTATACCTCACCGACAACACATCGGCTGAGGAAGTCGCCCGGGCCAAGGCCAGCCAGATAACCGCCGTCAAATATTATCCGGCAGGCGCGACAACCAATTCCGAGTCGGGTGTCACTGCGCTGGACAAGACCTACACAGCACTCGCCGCCATGGAGGAGCACGACCTGCCGCTGCTGCTGCACGGCGAAGTCACCGGCAACGATGTGGACGTGTTCGACCGGGAAAAAACCTTTATTGACCGCTACCTGCGCGGCCTGATCGAGCGCTTCCCCCGGCTACGCATCGTGCTGGAACACATCACCACCCAGTACGCGGTCGAATTTGTGCGCGCCGCGCCAGCCACGGTGGGCGCGACGATCACCGCGCACCATATACTGCTCAACCGCAACGCGATGTTTGAGGGTGGAATACGCCCCCATTATTACTGCCTCCCAGTACTGAAGCGGGAAGAACACCGTGCAGCAGTTTTGAGCGCAGCCATCAGCGGTAACCCGAAGTTCTTCCTCGGCACAGACAGCGCACCGCACCCACAAACCGCCAAGGAGTCTGGCTGCGGTTGTGCCGGAATCTATTCAGCACACGCTGGCATTGAACTCTACGCCGAAGCATTCGCCCAAGCTGGCGCGCTGGACAAACTGGAGGGTTTCGCCAGCTTTTTCGGTGCAGACTTCTACCAGTTACCGCGCAACCAGGAAAAAATCACGCTACTCAAGAAAAAGTGGACGGTACCACTGAGTTACGCTGCCGGCACGGACTCCATTGTGCCGTTGCGTGCCGGACAAGCCATGGCCTGGAGCTTGAGCCCGGCTTAATACACTACGGAAATACTGTATCCACGCTGCTGCAACAGCCGCAGCACGCCCTGCTCGCCCGGCAAGTGCAGGGCGCCGATAGCAACAAAGGCATTACCCTCCTGCAAGCGCGGCATCATGCGCTCTGCCATGCGCACGTTGCGCTCATATATCAATCGGCGTTCAACCTCTGCAACCAGGCGCGGGTTTTCCAAGCGGCTCGACTCCTCGTCACTCAGTTGTTGCATACCCGCCAGATCACGTGCCAGATAGCGCTCTATCACTTGCTGCAAGTCGCGCTTCAATTGTGCGTGGTTCTCAACCGCCTCTTCCAGCAAAACGATCTGATCCTGCAGGGCAATTTCGTCAAACACCTTGAGTTGCTCGTCGATGGTTTCCAGACCATGCACTCGCTTGCCTTGTTGCACGGCATTGGCCTGCAGCATCCTGTCGAGGAAAAGCCCGGTCTCCGGCTTGGGCAGGCTGAGCGTGGTGAATACCACCCACGGCTTCATCCGCAGCACGACTTCGGGCGGCGTACCATACTCCAGCATCAGGCTGCTTGTACGCGTAAACAGCGCCTGACCCAGAAGGGTTCTTAAATCCTGCCTGATGGGCAGGAACATCCGGCCTGCCATCTGTTGGGTAACGCTGTCATCCAGCAGCACTTCCATGGCAAAACTGTCCGCACCATCAAAGGCCTGCTGTACTACCGCTGGCACGTTCAGTACGCGCGGATCCTCGGAATGGACAGTCCCAAACAGATAGCTCGGTCTGACGCCCGGCCGCTCTATCTTCCACAGCAGCCCGTGGGTAAAGGCTGCCGCAACCACCGGCGCAGCCTGGGGTAAGGCCGCATGCAGGACAGGCGCGGTGAGCGGCGCCCACAGCAGCGCCAGCGCCAACAGCCATTTGTGGATGTATTTCATGGGGGATGGCAGCGGGCAGGTAACTCGCCCGCTGCCGCAGGCACCAGACTAGTGGTTGTCAGCCTGGGCTGAACGCTGGCGGGCCTCGTCGACCATCTTCTGCAACTCACCACTCTGGTACAGATCCAGCGTGATGTCGCAGCCGCCCACCAGTTCGCCATTGATATAAACCTGCGGGAACGTAGGCCAGTTGGCGTAACGCGGGAGATTCTGGAAGATTTCCGGGTCTTCCAGCACATTGACATGCGCAAACTCGGCACCCGTCGCCTTGAGCGCCTGCGCGGTGCGGGAGGAGAAGCCACACTGAGGCATCTGCGGCGAACCCTTCATGAAAACAATAATGGGGTTGTTTTCCACCTGCTGTTTGATTCTTTCCATCACATCCATAGCGTTACCTCGCAAACATTGATACTGGCCGCCTATTATACCAGACCCGGCCGCTGCCCCCGTAACCCCACAGCCGCTAATTCCGGGTTCCTTTTGTGGGCTTTCGATACGGCCCGCCTGCTCCTATAATGCAGTGATGGCACTCAATGACATCCCCATAGCCACCCCCCAGCGCGACCCGCTGCCCCCCGCGCAGGTAGAACTCATCAAAAACAGCTTTGATGTGGAGGACACGGTCTTTCATGGCCTCATGGCACTGGGTGTACTGAAGGAAATCGGCATAAAATCCAACGGTGCACAACACAAGCGCTGGTTCCAGTTCATGCAGCGCACCGGGCGCTTCAGCGAGGCCCCGGACTATGCAGTCTGGACAGCGGATGAATTCATGGAATATACCGGTATCATTCTGGCGATGAGTGACCCGGCACACCCCCTCTATGATTACGCAGCACAGGGCGTGGCAGCGATTCAGGAATTTTCTGAGCAACAGGTACACGACTACGAACACCTGATTAACGTCGGCGCCAGCACCAACCGCCCGCCGTACACAACAATAAGGATATAACCATGTCAGGTAACAGCTTCGGCAAATTATTTGTAATCACCACGTTTGGTGAAAGCCATGGCCCCGCCCTCGGCTGTATCGTGGACGGCTGCCCACCCGGCATGGCACTGGCGGAGAGCGACATCCAGCCCGACCTCGACCGGCGCAAGCCGGGGCAGTCACGCCATGTCAGTCAGCGGCGCGAAGATGATCAGGTACAAATCCTGTCTGGCGTGTTCGAGGGTAAAACCACCGGCACACCGATCGGCCTGCTGATACACAACACCGACCAGCGCCCCAAGGACTACTCCAATATCGGCCAGACCTTCCGCCCCGGGCACGCCGATTACACTTACACCCAGAAATACGGCTTCCGCGACTATCGCGGCGGTGGCCGCTCTTCGGCGCGTGAAACAGCGATGCGGGTTGCAGCGGGCGCCATTGCCCGCAAGTATCTGCTGGAGCAGCATGGCATTGTGATTCGTGGTTATCTGGCGCAACTCGGCCCGATCAAGATAGATACCCTGGACTGGCGCGAAGTGCACAACAATCCGTTTTTCTGCCCGGACAAAGACAAGGTAGCCGAGATCGAAAATTACATGGATCGTCTGCGCAAAGAAGGTGACTCCATCGGTGCACGCATCAACATCGTGGCCAGCCCTATGCCCGTGGGTCTGGGCGAGCCCATCTTCGACCGCCTCGACGCCGATATTGCACACGCCATGATGAGTATCAACGCCGTCAAGGGCGTGGAAATCGGTGCCGGCTTTGCCAGCGTCGAGCAGAAAGGCACCGTACACCGTGATGAGATCACACCCACCGGCTTCCTCGGCAACAACGCAGGCGGCATTCTCGGCGGCATTTCGTCGGGACAGGATATTCTGGTCAGCATTGCGCTCAAACCTACCTCCAGTCTGCGACTGCCCGCACACAGCATCAACCTGCAGGGCGAGGCGATGGAGATGGTCACCCATGGCCGCCACGACCCCTGCGTCGGCATCCGCGCCACACCGATTGCCGAGGCGATGCTGGCGCTGACGTTGATGGATCATGTACTGCGTGATCGCGCACAGAACAAGGATGTAGCACGTACCACACCGGTGCTGCCGGGGAGCACACCCGCCTGAGGCAATCCGGCGCAGCGTGTCCGCCGCACTGCGTCCAGCACAGCCCGGTTTTGCGCGCCAATACTCTTTGGCGCCCACTCCGGCCATCATTGATACGCAACAGCGCTGAAATAATGACAACGTCGCCCGCTCCTATGCCTGTTACTTGCACACCATAACTGTCTCCATGCCCTACTGGCGCTTATCCGGTTTCTACCTGTTTTACTTCGCCGTGCTGGGTGCGCTGGTGCCTTATTGGGGCCTGTATCTCCAGTCGATCGGTTTCAACGCCGTGGAGATCGGTCACCTGATGGCGCTGCTCATGATCTCGCGCATCGTCGCACCCAATGTCTGGGCCTGGATTGCCGACCACCGCGAGAGCCGCATGCGCATGGTGCGGCTCACCACGTTCCTCACCATTGTCACCTTTGCCGGGGTCTTTCTCGGCACCAGCTTCTGGTGGCTGGGTCTGGTGATGCTGGTCTTCAGCTTCTTCTGGAACGCCTCATTGCCGCTGCTGGAAGTCACCACCATGCGTCACCTCGGCGGCCATGCGGGCGGTTACAGCCGGGTGCGCTTGTGGGGCTCAATCGGTTTTATCGTCAGCGTGTCGGCACTGGGGCCGGTCATCGACAGTTACGGCCCGTGGTGGATATTACCCAGCCTGCTCGCACTCATGATCGGTATCTGGGCGTTCGGCATGGCGCTGCCGGAGACCGAAGTGCGCGGCACCGTGGAACACCCGGCACCGTTTCTGAAAACCATGCTGCGCCCGGAAGTGGCGCTGTTCCTGCT encodes:
- a CDS encoding DUF3592 domain-containing protein — translated: MFNPYAIILGLFIIAGFIVTLWGWFIIAKARKTRRWPMVEGVIEQSAPTSEADGLPPHLLFSYTVATHTYQRALEFPGGANSSPELAVGYAGKYPVGAKVPVYYNPDQPDQATLEPGLARGDWMMLAMGITAMIFGIFALFFGNYT
- the aroC gene encoding chorismate synthase, whose product is MSGNSFGKLFVITTFGESHGPALGCIVDGCPPGMALAESDIQPDLDRRKPGQSRHVSQRREDDQVQILSGVFEGKTTGTPIGLLIHNTDQRPKDYSNIGQTFRPGHADYTYTQKYGFRDYRGGGRSSARETAMRVAAGAIARKYLLEQHGIVIRGYLAQLGPIKIDTLDWREVHNNPFFCPDKDKVAEIENYMDRLRKEGDSIGARINIVASPMPVGLGEPIFDRLDADIAHAMMSINAVKGVEIGAGFASVEQKGTVHRDEITPTGFLGNNAGGILGGISSGQDILVSIALKPTSSLRLPAHSINLQGEAMEMVTHGRHDPCVGIRATPIAEAMLALTLMDHVLRDRAQNKDVARTTPVLPGSTPA
- a CDS encoding TraB/GumN family protein, which codes for MKYIHKWLLALALLWAPLTAPVLHAALPQAAPVVAAAFTHGLLWKIERPGVRPSYLFGTVHSEDPRVLNVPAVVQQAFDGADSFAMEVLLDDSVTQQMAGRMFLPIRQDLRTLLGQALFTRTSSLMLEYGTPPEVVLRMKPWVVFTTLSLPKPETGLFLDRMLQANAVQQGKRVHGLETIDEQLKVFDEIALQDQIVLLEEAVENHAQLKRDLQQVIERYLARDLAGMQQLSDEESSRLENPRLVAEVERRLIYERNVRMAERMMPRLQEGNAFVAIGALHLPGEQGVLRLLQQRGYSISVVY
- a CDS encoding inositol monophosphatase, encoding MTAKNEINFSLDELARLRDIVSRAAREELLPRFTVCLRHEKADGSTVTEADFALHHRLESELARRWPGYAFLSEEMAAEQQQQLMQHAETGLWCLDPLDGTTNFAAGIPFFAVSLALLVAGEARAAIIYDPIRDEMFSACKGQGVWLNGERLTPQPEQRSLRQCVAVVDFKRLTAPLAERLARTPPYLSQRNFGSVALEWCWLAAGRFHVYMHGGQKLWDYAAGSLILSETGGFALTLNGTPVCCADLQPSSVVAALDERLFQEWKAWLAGGRPPDLLVHSAA
- a CDS encoding addiction module protein; its protein translation is MDSVAIEAGLLPPSPAEKAELDRRLAEDNAAPNNAISWETIKTEAQARWQR
- a CDS encoding MFS transporter, encoding MPYWRLSGFYLFYFAVLGALVPYWGLYLQSIGFNAVEIGHLMALLMISRIVAPNVWAWIADHRESRMRMVRLTTFLTIVTFAGVFLGTSFWWLGLVMLVFSFFWNASLPLLEVTTMRHLGGHAGGYSRVRLWGSIGFIVSVSALGPVIDSYGPWWILPSLLALMIGIWAFGMALPETEVRGTVEHPAPFLKTMLRPEVALFLLACFLMQASHGPYYTFYSIYLVDHGHSKTVIGLLWAFAVLCEIGVFLLMQRLMQRVSLRLILMGSFALATLRWLLIGQFPDSLPLLVIAQTLHAATFGAFHAAGMQVVYRFFTGSHQFRGQAVYSSVSFGGGGAIGSLYSGYLWESAGPGFTFFIAALLSLGAFLIAWRLLREHV
- the grxD gene encoding Grx4 family monothiol glutaredoxin, producing the protein MDVMERIKQQVENNPIIVFMKGSPQMPQCGFSSRTAQALKATGAEFAHVNVLEDPEIFQNLPRYANWPTFPQVYINGELVGGCDITLDLYQSGELQKMVDEARQRSAQADNH
- a CDS encoding CPXCG motif-containing cysteine-rich protein; amino-acid sequence: MISRSIQCPYCGERFTVEIDTSAGAQETIEDCHVCCRPINFHIEVDYAGKLLGVKTLRDDD
- the pyrC gene encoding dihydroorotase, whose protein sequence is MTTSLTLTRPDDWHVHLRDGAALATALPHTAQRFARAIVMPNLKPPVTTTAQALAYRTRILDLLPHNSNFEPLMTLYLTDNTSAEEVARAKASQITAVKYYPAGATTNSESGVTALDKTYTALAAMEEHDLPLLLHGEVTGNDVDVFDREKTFIDRYLRGLIERFPRLRIVLEHITTQYAVEFVRAAPATVGATITAHHILLNRNAMFEGGIRPHYYCLPVLKREEHRAAVLSAAISGNPKFFLGTDSAPHPQTAKESGCGCAGIYSAHAGIELYAEAFAQAGALDKLEGFASFFGADFYQLPRNQEKITLLKKKWTVPLSYAAGTDSIVPLRAGQAMAWSLSPA